CTTGCCCAAGGTTCTCCACGTGGTTAGTGGAAGAACCTGGCTCCCAAGTCCTTTCTGGTTCCCAGaagccccacccaccccacaaAGCTCCGCCTCCCACACCCACCGTGTAGTGCATGTGCAGGACGTCACCCTTTCGCGATTTGATGGGACAGTGGTCCACCCGCTTCTTGACCCCGATCTGCAGCTTGCGCTTGCCCTCGGCACCCGCGACCGTGGCCAGGGCACTCAGGCAGACGGACAGTACTGCCAGGACCCAGTTCAGCCTCATGTCTCTGCAGGCACAGATCCCGCCGGACCGGGAAGAGGGCAGAGAAGGCATGGAACACAGGCAGGTGCCTGGAGGATTCTACCCCGCTCCCGCTGTATCATGCCTGCCCCTGCTGATTCCCTTGTCCCGGGTCACCGCCCCTCCCCCGGACTCCGCGGCCACACTTACCAGTCCAGGGAGAAGGGGGCTTGGCCGAGGACCCCAGCAGCGGGGGGAGGGGGTCAGGGGAGGCCACAGCTGCCAGGGCCCCGCCCCTTTGCTCTCCCCCagaccttccctccctcccattcCCCGGTCCCACTCTTCAGTTTCCACCCGTCCCTTTGCGTAAAGTCCAAACTCTCTCCGGCTGCACAGCGGACGCCCCGACGGGGCGGTCCCACTCACGCCACACCCAGCTGCCCCCGACCCAGCACACCCACACCTCTGCGGCTGCTGCAGGAGGCCGACCCCGAGGCACCCACACATCGCCGCTGGGAGGCTCCGGAGAGCCCCGGTCCTCCGGAGGGGCTCCCCAGCCGGGCTGTTTGTCTCCTCCCGGGGCGCCGCCCCAACTCTGGGCCCTCGGGGGTCTCCGGGGCACCCACACTGGCCCCGTGTCCGGTGGCCGTCGAGCCCGCTCCACCCACACCACCTCTCCTGGGGGAGTTCTTGGTCTATCACGTCCCCAGGCCCGGCCTCCACGCAGCCCACCCGCGCATGGACGCCCCGAGCCATTACCCGGGGCTAGGCCCTCGGTGGGCTCCTTAGCCCCACCTTTCACCGACAGTGGCTCCGCCCCCTGCCCTGGAGCCCCGCCTTCGGCAGAACTAGACCCCTTTTCCTGAACCGTAGCCACGCCTCTCACTGCCTGAGGCCCCACCCCCAGAACCTGGCCTCCGTCCCCCTCCGCCTCCAAACCCCAGGCTCCGCCTTCCACTGGTTCCAGCTCCTCCTCCAAGCGCCAGACCCCGCCCCCCACCGGCCCTGGCTCCGCCACCCGTCGCGTAGCTCCGCCTCCCCCTGGCACCGGCTCCGAGGTCCCACCCGTTTCGGCTCCCCCGGCCGCCCCAAGTCCCGGGGCTCCACCCCTAGAAGCGTGCGGTCCCGCCCCCTGCGGCATCCCCAGGCAGCTCCGACCCCAAACCCCAATTTCCTCTTAACTTATCCGTCGTTAACACTCGGAGCCCCGGCCCGCTCCTGCCCGGCCTGGCCAAGCTGCCCTCCTGCACCCCGGCTTCCCCCAGCCTGGGCTGTGGCCCCCGCTCACCTCCTTGCCGCGCCCCCGGACTCAACCCCAGTTGTGCGGCTGCCTTTGCGCAGGCGCGTTGTCGCCGCTACCAGACCGGGCCACGCCGCCCTCCCTCATTGGACCGTGCGAAACCCGCGGCCCCAAGCCCGCTGGGGCGGCTTCCTCCCTGGCTCCGCCTCCCCCGCCACCGCGTGACCCCTGCGTCACTTCCGGTGGGCGGCAGTGAGTAAGGTTAGATGAAAGTGACTTCCGAAAGGCCCGAGGGCACTTCCGGCAGAGGTGAAGTTGAGGTCACGCTGTCTTGGGTTCCCCGCGGGGGTCTTGAGACGCCATTTTCTGTCGCCCCCAGCCTCTCCCCGGTCGCCCTGTTTGCCCATGAGCTGCTTCATAATGTACAGTCCTTAATTGCTGTAGAAACAGCCGGGTCTTCAGAGTTAGGCTGGGGTTTGAATTCGGATTCTACCACTCACTgattggctgtgtgaccttgagcaaggtCCTTGGGCTGCTAgaatgaagctcccctgggaacACGGGCCTTGTAACATAGGACTTCTGTAGGATTGGTGTGGAGCACTGGGCCCAGGCCCCAGCCTACAACGAACGTTCTTTACCTTTCTCTCCCTCAGTGCTCGGGCTGACTTATACTTGCTGCTAACTGACCACCGAGTCATCACTGAGTCTGCCTGGGCCTGTTTCCCCCATCAGACTGTCGTTTTCAAGTACCCCAGCACCTACCAGT
This region of Tamandua tetradactyla isolate mTamTet1 chromosome 9, mTamTet1.pri, whole genome shotgun sequence genomic DNA includes:
- the LOC143646665 gene encoding uncharacterized protein LOC143646665; amino-acid sequence: MPQGAGPHASRGGAPGLGAAGGAETGGTSEPVPGGGGATRRVAEPGPVGGGVWRLEEELEPVEGGAWGLEAEGDGGQVLGVGPQAVRGVATVQEKGSSSAEGGAPGQGAEPLSVKGGAKEPTEGLAPGNGSGRPCAGGLRGGRAWGRDRPRTPPGEVVWVERARRPPDTGPVWVPRRPPRAQSWGGAPGGDKQPGWGAPPEDRGSPEPPSGDVWVPRGRPPAAAAEVWVCWVGGSWVWREWDRPVGASAVQPERVWTLRKGTGGN